Sequence from the Saccharopolyspora pogona genome:
CGCCGGCGCTGGTATCGGTGGACTCTGCCTAGCCCAAGGACTGACCCGAGCGGGCATTACGTGCGCTGTCTACGAACGCAGCCCTGCGATCTCGTGGAGCGGATACCTGCTGCACATGAACGCCGATGGGGGCCTGGGCCTGCGCACCTGCCTGCCGGACAATCTGTACGAGCTGTACGTGCAGACCTCGCGCGTCACGCCAAGACGGGATGTCCTCGTCCTGCAGGACCATCGCGGCAACGAGGTCGCCACGAAGCCCCACATCGGGCCCCCGAACGACCCGATCGTGCCGCACACCACCGTGCATCGCCGGGCGCTGTGCCAGATCATGCTCCACGGCATCGAGGACGTGGTGCACTTCGGGCGCCCGGTGCGGGGATACCAGCAGTCCGCGGCTGGAGTTACTGTCGAACTCGCAGACGGCGAAGAGGTAACGGCCGACGTACTGATCGGCGCGGACGGGATCAACTCAGTGGTCCGGCGTCAGCTCTTGCCGGATGCCGAAGTCGACGTGCTCGTCGAGCACGTCCTGCTGTCGAAGGCGCCGCTGACACCCACCCTCCGGCATACACTTCCAGACGCCTTCGACGACAGCTTCGTGATCACGATGGACCCCTCCGGCTCACTCATGGCAGCAGGCTTATTCGAGGCGCGCCGCAATTTCACCGCCGCGGCAGGGGATTTGGCGCCAGGGCTGTGGCTCGACAAGGTCGATGACTACGTGTCGGTCAGTCTCGAACCCGCAGTGGAAAGCATCGGGCTATCCCGGACGGACTTCTTCTCCGGTTCCAAGCCTTCTCTCCACGACGTGATGCGGCGTGCAGTCGCCCACTGGCATCCCGGATTGCAGTACCTGGTGGCCAACGTCCTGCCAAGCTCGATCGTGCCCAAGACCAACCGTGTTGTCCGGCCTGTCGCGGCTTGGCGGCCGAGCAACGTCACTGTTCTCGGCGACGCCATCCACGCGATGCCACCCATGCTTGGCGACGGCGCCAACAGCGCCCTCCGAGACGCCGGTTCCCTCGCCACAGCGCTGATCGACGCAGCCGCTGGTCGGGTAGGCCTGATCGAGGCGATCGAAGGATACGAGGACGAAATGCGCACAAGAACCTACCCCTTGCTGAAATCGGCCAGCATCTGATCATCGATGTCTGGGCACGACCAGCGCCGCGGCGTGACCACCTCGCCACTCCTGGTAAGGGGTTTGGAACTGCTTCCAGTTCGGCGTGAGAGCGCTGGCGAACGCAGAGGCGTAGCCGATCTCAGCAGGATGCGGGCGGCGTCGGTGATGACGTTGGCGTCGCGGGTGTCGGTTGTGGCATTACCGGGGCTGGAGTAGAGGTTGGCGATGCGGCGTTTGACCAGACCAGGCAGGTACGCGACTTTGGTGCCCTCGGATTCCGGCGACGGTGACCGGCAGTCCCCAACCTTGGCCGGCTCGTGCCGCGGCTACGAACCTTGATCGTCCTATTGATCATCACGCGCTCGCAGCCCACCCACCATCCAGCCGCCTTGGAGAGGTGCCGATTTCGCGCGAAATCGGCAGCACCCTCAACACCCGATCAACAGTGCTTGACGCGGCACTGGTCGACCACGACCAACAGGGGCGGTGTTCGGCGAGCTTGTCGAACAATGCCCGCAACTTGGGTTCGCTGGTGGGCAGGGGTACATCGTGCAGGCTCTTTCCGGTCGGGGCCAGGCCCGCGGCATGGTGCTCGCCCGTGCCGACGTCCAGGTCGAGGAACACGCCATATGTGCTCGTCATACACCAGCTACTTCGCGTTGTGCGAGAGCTGGTCACCGGTCGGGCATCGAAGGCTGTCACGGACAGGCGTCTCTCACACACACCACCAGGGAGACAGTAGACTGAGCGGGCAGGTTGTGCCTGACCTTTGGGTAAGCGGCTTGGAGGCTGGGTGTGGTGAGCTCATACTTCGCTGGAGATGGTTTAGCGAGTGAGGGACGGAGCGGCATGAACGAGCTCGCGGAGCGGGCACGCTCCTGGTTGCACGGCACCTATGGGCAGCGTGTGGCGTTGAGGGGTGAGGAGGCGATCCTCTCGACGGAGCGGGCTGCGTTCTTCGGTTGCCGCTATGTGGAGTCTGACGAGCCGATGTTGGCGGCGACGATCTGCGTGCCGCTGGACGGGGCGGAGCCGTTTCCCGCGTCTAATGCCGGTCCGCTGGATGAGGCTCTCAATTTGTCGGGGTCTGAGCCGGGGTCGTGGCGCTGGCGGGTCAATGCGAGTAATTGTGTGATCGCGACGGATGCTGCGGTGAATTGCTGGCCTGCTTCGGCGTTGCCGTGGGATCCGGCTGGTGAGACGCCGGGTTG
This genomic interval carries:
- a CDS encoding FAD-dependent oxidoreductase, with protein sequence MRVVIAGAGIGGLCLAQGLTRAGITCAVYERSPAISWSGYLLHMNADGGLGLRTCLPDNLYELYVQTSRVTPRRDVLVLQDHRGNEVATKPHIGPPNDPIVPHTTVHRRALCQIMLHGIEDVVHFGRPVRGYQQSAAGVTVELADGEEVTADVLIGADGINSVVRRQLLPDAEVDVLVEHVLLSKAPLTPTLRHTLPDAFDDSFVITMDPSGSLMAAGLFEARRNFTAAAGDLAPGLWLDKVDDYVSVSLEPAVESIGLSRTDFFSGSKPSLHDVMRRAVAHWHPGLQYLVANVLPSSIVPKTNRVVRPVAAWRPSNVTVLGDAIHAMPPMLGDGANSALRDAGSLATALIDAAAGRVGLIEAIEGYEDEMRTRTYPLLKSASI